The Pelagicoccus albus genome includes the window CGGAACCTCGGATCATCTCGGCAAGGCCGGTGGAAACGATGTAGTGTTCCAGCTGCAGATCGTGTCGGACGTACTCGGGACGGGAACGAGTGAGCTCTCTCAGTTCCTCGAAGAAGTTGGGCAAACCCTCGTAGAAGACGATTTCCTTGCCGAGTTCCCGGAGCATCTTGTTGTTGAGGCCCGGCATTTTTCCGGCGCGGGCGTAGGTCAGGATGTGGTTTAGATAGACGCTTTCGCCCGACACGGTGTAGCCGCGTTCCTTGTAGCGTCCCGCCATGGTGTTCACTTCGTCCCAGAAAAGCGATTCGTCGATCTCGAATTTCTCGAAAATCGGCTGCTGCATGTAGCCGGGAATGAGGGTTTTGTCGAAATCCCAAATAAGGGCGATCTTGTTTTGGGTGGAATATGATTGGGACACTTCTTGTTTGGCTTATGAGTTGAAAGCCAGATGGTGAATTCACCCGCTCCCGACGCAATCTGCAAATGAGACGCTTGCCAACTGGCTCGCTTTCGATATCGGATTTGCGTCTTTTTCCAATAACTGGCCGCCTTCAGGCGCCGAGCTCTCTTTTTATGGCTATCAAGCTTCCAGAAATTGCCCCTTTCAAGGCCCGCGTCGAGGAGATCGACGAAATGATGAACAAGCCGGACTTCTACAGTGATGCGCGTAGATCGGCAGCCCTGTCGCGTGAACACACGAAGCTCCGCCAGTTGATCGAGGACTATGGCTTACTCGAAAAAGCGAAGACGGATTTGGCGGATAATCTCGAAATGCTGGAGGATCCAAGTGGCGACGAGGAGCTAAAGGAATTGGCCGAGATGGAAGTGCCCGAGCTAGAAGAGAAGATCGAGTCGCTCGAACAAAAAATCCTCGCTGCCATGATCCCGCCCGAAGAGACGGATTCCCGCAACACGATCGTGGAAATCCGAGCTGGGGCAGGGGGAGATGAGGCTTCGCTTTTCGCTGCTGATTTGTACCGCATGTACTCCCGTTTGGCCGAACGCAAAGGCTGGCGAGTCGAACAAATGAGCGCCAGCGAGAGCGGCATCGACGGTTTCAAGGAAGTGATTTTCTCCATCAGCGGAGAAGAGGTTTACAAGAAGCTGAAACTCGAGAGCGGGGTGCATCGCGTGCAGCGTGTGCCAGAAACTGAGTCGCAGGGACGCATCCATACTTCGACTGTGACGGTAGCCGTGCTGCCTGAAGCCGAGGAAGTCGACGTTGAGATCAACCCACAGGATTTGGAAATCACCGCGACGCGAGCGAGTGGAGCTGGGGGACAGCACGTCAACACCACTGACTCCGCCATCAATATCGTGCACAAGCCAACGGGGATCACCGTGTACTGCGCGGATGAGCGTTCCCAGATCAAGAATCGGGCTAAGGCGATGAAGGTTTTGTATTCTCGCATCCTGCAGGTGAAACAGGAGGAAGAGCGGGCCAAGTACGCTGAGAACCGCAAGAAGCAAGTGGGTACCGGAGACCGCAGCGAGCGCATCCGCACCTATAATTTCCCGCAAAGCCGGCTCACCGACCACCGAATTGGCCTGACCGTGCACAGTTTGCCGGCGGTCATGGAGGGAGAAATGGACGAGATTCTCGAGACTTTGGAAAACGAGGATATGCGTCTGAAGATCGAGGCTTTGATGACGGGATCCAAGTCCTCCTAAGTCACTTGGTCCGGAATTTTCGAGATGGCGGAAATGCTGACAGTCTTAGAAGTGGTGCAGCGTAGCTCCGCTTTTTTGGAAGGCAAAGGGGTGGAGAGTCCTCGCCTCAATGCGGAGTGGCTTATCGCTGCCGCGCTCGGGATGGATCGGATGAAGCTTTACATGCAATTCGACCGTCCGCTCAAGGAGGCGGAGCTCGCCGAGATGCGTTCTATGGTTGCCCGACGAGCCAAGAGGGAACCGCTGCAATACGTTATTGGGACGGCTCCTTTTCACGAATTGGACCTGAAGGTGGATTCGCGGGCATTGATCCCTCGGCCGGAGACCGAGCAATTGGTTGAATTGGCGATCGATTCCCTAGGAGAGAATGACGTGCCCTACCGGATCGTGGATCTCGGCACCGGAAGCGGCGCGATCGCGCTCGCTTTGGCCTTTGCTTTGCCTCGAGCAGAATTGTTCGCCGTTGATGCGAGTCGAGACGCTTTGGAGCTCGCCCAGGAAAACGCCCTAAGATGCGGTTTGCAGAATCGCGTGACCTATGTGCTCTCGGACTGGTTTTCGGATTTCGATCCAGAAGGCCCTTTCGATTTGATTATCTCAAATCCCCCTTACCTGACGGATGAAGAGATGAAGACCGCGGAACCTGAGGTTCGGGATTTCGAACCTCTCTCGGCTTTGCGGGCTGATCGCGAAGGGCTTTCGGACTTGGAGCAAATCGTTCGAGGCGCTTTCGAACGGCTGAAACCCGGTGGTATTCTCTGGCTGGAGACGGGCATTGGCCATCGTAGCGCCTTGTTGGATCTCTGTTCAGAAGTCGGCTATTCCGATTGCCTCGGGTGCGACGACTGGAGCGGTCGGCCCCGTTTCATCAAAGCGACCAGATAAATAGGCGATACGTCTGTTTACGTAGGTAATTAGAGGCTTCAGTTCTGGACACACTACTAAGTACGCTTATCAATTCATACCTAGCGGTTGATTGGGGGTCGCTATTTAATTGGTACAAACGCCCTAGTTGTATGATGTGGGTGGTGCGCGGCTCCCTTGATTTTTCCGTCTTGAGCCGACGCCATGAAGCCAGAATTCCTAGACAAATCAGAAAAGTTAAGCAGTTGCTTTTCGGAGTATCGCTGTGGCTTGGAGTGTCATGGTTTCAGGGATTTCGACGAGCTGCGGGCGCATTTGATCGAAAGGTTTCCCGTCTCCGATGTGACCGTCACCCTTCAGGCAGACTTTGCTCATTCAAATTCTGCAGAGACCTTGGACAGGATCGAGATTACTGAAATTTCTCAAGACTCTGTTCTGCTTGGCATTTCGGTTGGCCGCCGAGCGTGTCTGGTTGTCAATCTTGAGAAAGACAGTGAATGGGGTGACCGGGAAGGGGACTGGCGTCCGAGACAGGACTACAGAGGCATTTTGACCTGCGCGAAGTGGGTGTATTGTCGAAACGTGAGAGACCAGGTGGTTGAGCAAATGTCCAACCGAGGCGCTAACAGAGTGGTTTCCTTTTTTCTCAACTCTGAGGGAAAGATCGAATCAGCATCTGGCTTGGCCAAGGAATTTTGCGAATCGCGTTTCCTTGGACTAGATCGGGCCAACGATTATTTCCCTCAATCTCACTGGGAGTACATCCAAGGCGCTCTTGCCAAGCAGAAGGAAGTCGACGGCAAGGCTTACAAGAACGACAGCCTCGTTTTTTCCTTTTTGGAAGATAGCGGTATCGTGAATTGCGTCCTGCAGAACATGGGCGAGACTGGCTTTTTGCTTTCTCTTTCTGCCGCCGATAGTTGAGGAATTCCGAACTGTTGCGACATTGGGGCCGATGTCGCCGTGCGTTTTCGATCTACCCAGCCCGATTACTCTAATTCGCGGAGCGAATGAGAGATGTTACGCATATTTGGCAATTTCATTCTTAATGCTTGATTTGCGGAGATCGTTAGTAATAAAAGAAATAAAGGTATTTAATAGTAGATACTATTCTAAACCTAATTAGTGCCGCTACTACCCTGCAGATGAACGTAATTTTCCTAACCGTTTTTATCGGACTGATACTCGTGGGACTCGCTCTCGCGTTTTTCGCTTTTACGCGGAAGACGTCGAACTGGAGCAGTCCGGAGCGCGACAGCCTGATGCCTTTAGAAGAAGAGCGTACCGTCGCCCATGATAAGCGGGGCTAAGCCCTGAAATCTGTTTTCATATCTAACGAACACCTCCTCATAACCTAACGACTCCATGTCCGATCAGAAACGAGTAATCGAGTACGACGACCAAACCGTTCGCATGTTTATGATAGCCTCCATTGTGTGGGGCATCGTGGGCATGCTTGCGGGCGTTTTCGTAGCCGCCCAGCTAAACTTCCACTTCCTTAACTTCAATATGGAGTGGCTAACATTCGGGCGTTTGCGTCCGCTGCATACCAATGCGGTCATCTTCGCCTTTGTCGGCAATATGATGTTCGCAGGCGTTTACCACTCGACCCAGCGTTTGGTGAAGGCTCGTCTTGGTTCCGACATCTTGTCGAAAATTCACTTCTGGGGATGGCAGCTGATCATCGTTTCGGCGGCTGTTACGCTTCCGCTCGGTTTCACGCGTGGCAAGGAGTACGCCGAACTGATTTGGCCGATCAATCTCGCGGTGGTCGTGATTTGGGTCGTTTTCGCCCTGAATTTCTTCCTCACGCTCGCCAAGAGAAATGAGAAATCCCTCTACGTAGCGATTTGGTTCTACATCGCCACCATCATGACCGTGGCGATGCTCTACATCGTCAATCACCTCTCGATTCCAACTGGATTGCTGCACTCTTATCCGGTGTTCGGCGGTGTGCAGGACGCTTTGGTGCAGTGGTGGTACGGGCACAACGCGGTGGCATTCTTCCTGACCACGCCAATCTTGGGCATCATGTACTACTACATGCCGAAGGCCGCGGATAGACCGGTTTATTCCTACCGTCTCTCGGTTGTACACTTTTGGTCTTTGGTTTTCATCTACATCTGGGCCGGACCTCACCACTTGCTCTACACCGCTTTGCCGGGCTGGCTGCAGCAGTTGGGGATGATCTTCAGTCTTATGCTTTGGGCGCCATCGTGGGGAGGTATGCTCAATGGTCTGCTCACTCTGCGTGGCGCATGGGACAAGCTCCGTTCGGATCCTGTACTGAAGTTCTTCGCCGCGGGTGTAACATTCTACGGTATGGCGACCTTTGAAGGTCCGCTACTTTCCATTCGCTCAGTTAATTCGCTCGCTCACTACACGGACTGGATCATCGGTCACGTGCACGCCGGTACCCTCGGATGGAACGGATTCATGGCGGCTGGTATGTTCTACTTCCTCGCTCCACGTCTCTGGAATACGAAGCTCTACTCCGTATCGATGGCCAACATGCACTTCTGGTTGGGCCTCGTGGGTATCCTGCTTTACGTGGCCTCGATGTGGGTGTCTGGAATCACCCAAGGTCTAATGCTCAACAACGCCGATGAGCAGGGCATTTTGGCTTATCCCAATTTCCTCGAGACACTACAGTCGATTCGTCCACTCATGCTAACCCGTGTAGTGGGTGGCGGACTCTACTTGGCCGGATTCATCATGATGGCCTACAACATCTGGATGACCGCCAAATCCGGTAAGGCGGTTAACGGTGTCTGTGAAGTTTCCGAGGCAGATGACGATGCCAAGAAGATGGGTCTGATCTCTGCGGTCATGCATCCCGCGTTCCTATACTCGGCTGGCTTGGTTGTATTCTCCTGCGTATGGCTATTCGCCGACGGTTTTGTAGAGTTGGCAGGCATGGCGTTGACGATTGTCACCGTTATGAGCTGTATCGTACACTTTGCCCGCAGCGGCGATAGTTTTGCCCAATGGTACGACAAGCTTCTCGAGAACTCGATGCCGTTCACAGTGCTTGTGCTGCTTTCAGCTGCCACCGGCGGTGTGGTTCAGATCTTGCCATTGGTAAACATCGATAAGGCAACTGTTGCTGAAGACAAAATCCAGCGAGTCTACACTCCACTCGAATTGGCGGGACGCGACATCTACATCAGCGAAGGTTGTTACAACTGTCACTCGCAGCAGATTCGTCCTTTCGTCGCGGAAGTGAAACGCTACGGCGACTACAGCCGCCTCGGCGAATCTATCTACGATCACCCGTATCAATGGGGATCGCGTCGTACAGGTCCAGACCTCGCTCGATTGGGCAGCAAGTATCCGGATTCTTGGCACTACGACCATATGGAAAACCCACGTCAGACTTCTCCAGGCTCAAACATGCCTAACTATCCTTGGCTGTTTAAGAAGTTCACTGACTACGGATCACTTCCTTCCAAGATCAATACTCAGAAAATGTTGGGCGTTCCATTCCCCGATTGGTCGCCAGCCGAGATCGATTCTGCCGCCAAGGCGCAAGCCAAGGAAATCCAGGAAAATCTCGAGTCTTTGGGTAAGGAAGTTGATGCTGACACTCAGATCGTAGCTTTGATCGCTTACCTACAGCAATTGGGCAAGTCGATCGACGTGCAAGAGCAACAGGCGGCTAACAACTAAAGGAAACCAGGCATATGTTTCAAAGAGTTGAATACACCGAACTACAGACTCTCTTCCCGAAGATCGGGTTCGTCCTCTTCTTTCTAGCTTTCGCGATCATCGTTTGGAAAGCGGTTAAGATGGAGAAGGGCGAGAGCTCCAAGGCCAGCAGAATGCCGCTGGATGACTAGTATTGTATCATTAATTAACCTACAGAGATTTTCCGAAAATGAGTCAGCAAGCTAACGACGAGAAAATACGCGAGCACAGCTACGACGGCATACAAGAGTTTGATAAGAGTCTGCCAAACTGGTGGCTGTTTACTCTCTATGGCACCATCGTATTCGCCATCGCCTATTGGGTCTATTATCAGAAGACTGATATCGGCCTCGATCAGCATGAGGAATTCGACGCCGCAATGGCCCAAGTCGACGAAGCAGTGGCCAAAGCGAAAGCGGAAGCAGGTGTTCTCGACGACGACACTTTTGCTATTATGGCCAAGGACCCCGCCATCGTAGCGGAAGGCGAAACCATCTACAAGCAGACATGTTCCGCTTGCCACGGTCAAAACCGCGAAGGTGGAATCGGTCTGCCACTTAACGACGCTGAATGGAAACACGGCTCCAACCCGCTTGCTATCAAAGCGATAGTGGAAACCGGAGTAGCCACGGCCGGCATGCCCGCATGGGGACCTGTCTTGGGCGACGAAAAAGTTAACCAGGTTGTAGCTTATTTAGTGGCCAATCAGGTAAATTAGTGTTTTCTAATTTAATCAGGGACGGGAGATTCCCGTCCCTTTTTTCATTTTGAACCTAGATTACCATGGCGACTGTAAATACTCCGAAAAAACACGTTCCAAACCGTGATTCCTTAACGGCTATCAACGACGATGGCTCGCGTTACATCATCCATCCGTCGGACGCCAAGGGGCGTTTCAGGTTTTGGCGACGCGCTTCGGCGTATTTCCTAATTCTGCTCTACGCGGCGTTGCCGTGGATCCAGATTGGCGGGTATCCGGCGGTATTTTTGGATACGGATGCCATGCGCTTTCATTTCTTGGGAATGACTTTTGCGTCTCAAGATCTGTGGCTCGCGTTCTTTTTGATATCCGGTCTGGGCTTCGGACTCTTTTACATTACAGCCTTGCTAGGTCGTATTTGGTGCGGATGGGCCTGTCCTCAAACCGTCTTCTTGGAGCAC containing:
- the prfA gene encoding peptide chain release factor 1, with the translated sequence MAIKLPEIAPFKARVEEIDEMMNKPDFYSDARRSAALSREHTKLRQLIEDYGLLEKAKTDLADNLEMLEDPSGDEELKELAEMEVPELEEKIESLEQKILAAMIPPEETDSRNTIVEIRAGAGGDEASLFAADLYRMYSRLAERKGWRVEQMSASESGIDGFKEVIFSISGEEVYKKLKLESGVHRVQRVPETESQGRIHTSTVTVAVLPEAEEVDVEINPQDLEITATRASGAGGQHVNTTDSAINIVHKPTGITVYCADERSQIKNRAKAMKVLYSRILQVKQEEERAKYAENRKKQVGTGDRSERIRTYNFPQSRLTDHRIGLTVHSLPAVMEGEMDEILETLENEDMRLKIEALMTGSKSS
- the ccoN gene encoding cytochrome-c oxidase, cbb3-type subunit I produces the protein MSDQKRVIEYDDQTVRMFMIASIVWGIVGMLAGVFVAAQLNFHFLNFNMEWLTFGRLRPLHTNAVIFAFVGNMMFAGVYHSTQRLVKARLGSDILSKIHFWGWQLIIVSAAVTLPLGFTRGKEYAELIWPINLAVVVIWVVFALNFFLTLAKRNEKSLYVAIWFYIATIMTVAMLYIVNHLSIPTGLLHSYPVFGGVQDALVQWWYGHNAVAFFLTTPILGIMYYYMPKAADRPVYSYRLSVVHFWSLVFIYIWAGPHHLLYTALPGWLQQLGMIFSLMLWAPSWGGMLNGLLTLRGAWDKLRSDPVLKFFAAGVTFYGMATFEGPLLSIRSVNSLAHYTDWIIGHVHAGTLGWNGFMAAGMFYFLAPRLWNTKLYSVSMANMHFWLGLVGILLYVASMWVSGITQGLMLNNADEQGILAYPNFLETLQSIRPLMLTRVVGGGLYLAGFIMMAYNIWMTAKSGKAVNGVCEVSEADDDAKKMGLISAVMHPAFLYSAGLVVFSCVWLFADGFVELAGMALTIVTVMSCIVHFARSGDSFAQWYDKLLENSMPFTVLVLLSAATGGVVQILPLVNIDKATVAEDKIQRVYTPLELAGRDIYISEGCYNCHSQQIRPFVAEVKRYGDYSRLGESIYDHPYQWGSRRTGPDLARLGSKYPDSWHYDHMENPRQTSPGSNMPNYPWLFKKFTDYGSLPSKINTQKMLGVPFPDWSPAEIDSAAKAQAKEIQENLESLGKEVDADTQIVALIAYLQQLGKSIDVQEQQAANN
- the prmC gene encoding peptide chain release factor N(5)-glutamine methyltransferase, coding for MLTVLEVVQRSSAFLEGKGVESPRLNAEWLIAAALGMDRMKLYMQFDRPLKEAELAEMRSMVARRAKREPLQYVIGTAPFHELDLKVDSRALIPRPETEQLVELAIDSLGENDVPYRIVDLGTGSGAIALALAFALPRAELFAVDASRDALELAQENALRCGLQNRVTYVLSDWFSDFDPEGPFDLIISNPPYLTDEEMKTAEPEVRDFEPLSALRADREGLSDLEQIVRGAFERLKPGGILWLETGIGHRSALLDLCSEVGYSDCLGCDDWSGRPRFIKATR
- a CDS encoding cbb3-type cytochrome c oxidase N-terminal domain-containing protein, with translation MSQQANDEKIREHSYDGIQEFDKSLPNWWLFTLYGTIVFAIAYWVYYQKTDIGLDQHEEFDAAMAQVDEAVAKAKAEAGVLDDDTFAIMAKDPAIVAEGETIYKQTCSACHGQNREGGIGLPLNDAEWKHGSNPLAIKAIVETGVATAGMPAWGPVLGDEKVNQVVAYLVANQVN